A single genomic interval of Rosistilla ulvae harbors:
- a CDS encoding response regulator, translating to MKRTRVLLADDHRIVAEGLRNILEPAFTLVAIVEDGRELIEVALREQPDVIVADITMPLLNGLDAIDAIRSAGCQAKVVFLTMHRDATYAARALRSGASGFVLKHSAAEELLTAIRCAIAGETFVTQSIAESIEQMPASRRANKQMEQPLLTPRQREVLQLFAEGHTAPQVAKVLQISKRTAENHKARIMCALGVSSTSDLVQYAIRHGLIAGK from the coding sequence ATGAAACGCACACGTGTGCTATTAGCGGACGATCATCGAATCGTTGCCGAAGGGTTGCGGAATATTCTGGAACCGGCCTTCACTTTGGTTGCGATCGTTGAAGATGGAAGGGAATTGATCGAAGTCGCGCTACGTGAACAACCCGATGTGATCGTCGCCGACATCACGATGCCTTTGCTGAACGGGCTCGATGCGATCGACGCCATACGATCGGCGGGTTGCCAAGCCAAAGTTGTCTTCCTGACGATGCATCGCGATGCGACCTACGCCGCCCGCGCGTTGCGTTCGGGAGCGAGCGGATTTGTGCTGAAACATTCGGCCGCCGAAGAATTGTTGACCGCGATCCGCTGTGCCATCGCAGGCGAAACGTTTGTGACGCAAAGCATTGCGGAAAGTATCGAACAAATGCCGGCGTCGCGTCGAGCCAACAAGCAGATGGAACAACCATTGCTGACTCCACGACAACGTGAAGTTTTGCAACTGTTTGCCGAAGGGCATACCGCGCCGCAGGTCGCCAAGGTTTTGCAAATATCAAAACGAACCGCTGAAAACCACAAGGCGCGTATCATGTGTGCCTTAGGAGTTTCTTCGACATCGGATCTCGTTCAATACGCAATTCGGCATGGGCTAATCGCTGGGAAATAG
- a CDS encoding sensor histidine kinase encodes MRSMMETRENNGGYFGCIRVLAMAAVCFLFFFGASIEAADTDTDAAHSVVVFYSFRHVMPVNVDWDRGIRRGLALSGLENIKIEVEYLDLDRYSDHDFRERLVDLLEHKYANRRIDVVIPVYTQAIEFVLAQRAQLFPNVPLVCCTAKPDLAEQIRGVPEATGTEFDVDYWKTVQDARWLFPKARTLYLIGGVGETDRHYRRMAHRALDGPLASRGMEIVDVEGLPIAELKQLMLQAEPGSVALMLTCDEDRDGNHPFTVDVSKQLCADSPIPVFGTYDTLIGTGVVGGHVWSIERHGELAGQLASRIIAGEDVAEIPIIGRHETQSVFDARQLIRWKIDTDALPPGSKIRFAEASIWDLYRSQIVLGIGLLSLQTLIIAGLIVNRSRRIKAERSLFASRGEARDLAGRLLSAQEDERRRLARELHDDLSQRLAASAIGIGQLELGDLGNADSRARLKQMKEDLIGLSDDVHQMSYQIHPSILEDLGLEDAIRSACDRLARRDKIDVEFRCGMLPDPFSDAINLCLYRVAQESLWNAARHAETQRIDVVLTADPETVNLEIRDFGVGFDSDAALKNGGLGLASLHERARIVGGDLSIESRRGNGTTISLRIPLLDEDR; translated from the coding sequence ATGCGATCGATGATGGAAACGCGAGAAAACAACGGCGGCTACTTCGGGTGCATCCGTGTTCTGGCCATGGCCGCCGTGTGTTTCCTTTTCTTCTTTGGTGCGAGCATTGAGGCCGCCGACACAGACACCGACGCGGCTCACTCCGTCGTTGTGTTCTATTCCTTTCGGCACGTGATGCCCGTCAACGTCGACTGGGATCGCGGGATTCGTCGCGGTCTGGCCCTTTCCGGACTGGAGAACATCAAAATTGAAGTCGAGTATCTGGACCTCGATCGCTACTCCGATCACGATTTCCGCGAACGGCTGGTCGATTTGCTGGAGCACAAATATGCCAACCGGCGGATCGACGTCGTGATCCCCGTCTACACGCAAGCGATTGAGTTTGTGCTGGCACAGCGGGCGCAGTTGTTTCCGAACGTTCCGTTGGTCTGCTGCACCGCGAAACCGGACCTTGCCGAACAGATCCGCGGCGTCCCCGAGGCGACCGGAACGGAATTCGACGTCGACTATTGGAAGACCGTCCAGGATGCGAGGTGGCTGTTTCCCAAAGCACGCACGCTGTATCTGATTGGCGGCGTGGGTGAAACCGATCGGCACTATCGTCGCATGGCGCATCGGGCCCTCGACGGTCCGCTGGCCTCGCGGGGGATGGAGATCGTGGATGTGGAAGGACTGCCGATAGCGGAGCTGAAACAGTTGATGTTGCAGGCGGAGCCCGGCAGCGTGGCGTTGATGCTGACATGCGATGAGGATCGCGACGGCAACCATCCGTTTACCGTCGACGTCTCCAAGCAGTTGTGCGCCGATTCTCCAATCCCCGTGTTTGGCACCTACGACACTTTAATTGGAACGGGAGTTGTGGGGGGCCATGTTTGGTCGATCGAAAGGCATGGCGAACTCGCAGGACAGCTTGCGTCGCGGATCATCGCGGGCGAAGACGTCGCGGAGATTCCGATAATCGGACGTCACGAAACGCAATCCGTTTTCGACGCGCGGCAATTGATTCGCTGGAAGATCGATACCGACGCGCTGCCACCGGGTTCGAAGATCCGGTTCGCCGAAGCTTCGATTTGGGATCTGTACCGGAGTCAGATTGTATTAGGCATCGGGCTATTGTCGCTGCAAACCCTCATCATCGCGGGCTTGATTGTGAATCGATCGCGTCGGATCAAGGCGGAGCGATCGTTGTTTGCAAGTCGCGGGGAAGCCAGGGATTTGGCCGGACGTTTACTTTCTGCACAAGAAGACGAACGACGGCGGCTGGCGCGGGAACTCCACGACGACCTTTCCCAACGATTGGCGGCGTCGGCGATCGGTATAGGACAGTTGGAGCTTGGGGATTTGGGGAACGCCGATTCTCGTGCGAGGTTGAAACAGATGAAAGAAGACTTGATCGGACTTTCGGATGATGTCCATCAAATGTCGTATCAGATCCATCCGTCGATCTTGGAAGATCTGGGCTTGGAGGATGCGATCCGCAGCGCGTGCGATCGTTTGGCCCGCCGCGATAAAATCGACGTCGAATTTCGATGTGGAATGTTGCCCGATCCTTTTAGTGACGCGATCAACCTGTGCTTATATCGAGTCGCCCAAGAGTCGCTGTGGAACGCGGCGCGGCATGCGGAGACGCAGCGAATCGATGTGGTGTTGACCGCCGATCCCGAAACCGTGAACCTGGAGATCCGTGATTTTGGGGTCGGATTCGACAGCGACGCGGCGTTGAAAAACGGAGGTCTCGGTCTGGCGAGTTTGCACGAGCGGGCGCGAATCGTTGGCGGTGATCTCTCTATCGAATCGCGTCGTGGCAACGGGACGACGATCTCTTTAAGGATTCCTTTGTTGGACGAAGACCGATGA